A single genomic interval of Lathyrus oleraceus cultivar Zhongwan6 chromosome 7, CAAS_Psat_ZW6_1.0, whole genome shotgun sequence harbors:
- the LOC127108372 gene encoding uncharacterized protein LOC127108372 has translation MDLSRLIVYYLDSLSGDWSKYPNMKKTVDAAIIKFRTKKNYRNRKDITWIRVQCPQQNNSVDCGFFVLRFMRDIIALNRIDIPKMYFEEYKSYSRANLDEMKDELCQFIVDQRII, from the exons atggatctttcgagactaatagtgtattatctcgattctttatcgggtgattggagtaaatatccgaatatgaagaagacggttgacgc ggcaataataaaatttagaacgaaaaagaattaccgcaataggaaggacattacctggatcagagttcag tgtcctcagcaaaataattcggtcgattgcggattttttgtattgagatttatgagagacatcattgcgttgaatcgtatagacatcccaaaaatg tactttgaggaatacaaatcttactcaagagcaaatttggatgaaatgaaggatgaattgtgtcaattcattgttgatcaaagaatcatatag